The following proteins are co-located in the Solanum pennellii chromosome 1, SPENNV200 genome:
- the LOC107003232 gene encoding transducin beta-like protein 2: MDSMLPIAILSAIIGIVIAFLVFGNYFQKRKAEVESVAKPETIQTNQKTSKPQQSHKNTSKKSQPKSHSHTADHKDANKRHHPLDLNTLKGHGDIVTGVCFLPNAQSLATACADGVVRIFKLDDALSKSFKFLRINLPAGGHPIAVAVADETSSVAVACHALFGSSLYMYGEEKPKADADSKQAKLPLPQIKWEQHKVHDKRAILTLVGTKATYGSADGSTIIVSCSEGTDIVLFHGKSGKIVGNVDTNQLKNNMATISPNGRFIAAAAFTADVKVWEIVYSKDGAVKEVSRIMELKGHKSAVTWLCFSPNSEQIITASKDGTIRVWNINVRYHLSEDPKTLKVFPIPLMDASGTTLHYDRLCVSPDGKILATTHGSMMQWLCMETGKVLETAEKAHDGDITDMAWSPSPIPMGDKKVLVLATASVDKKVKLWAAPSLNAS, encoded by the exons ATGGATTCGATGCTTCCGATTGCGATTCTGTCGGCGATCATCGGAATTGTGATTGCTTTTCTAGTTTTCGGGAATTATTTCCAAAAGAGGAAAGCGGAAGTTGAATCTGTAGCCAAGCCGGAGACAATTCAAACCAATCAGAAGACTTCAAAGCCTCAGCAatctcacaaaaatacttcGAAGAAATCGCAACCTAAATCACATTCTCACACCGCCGATCATAAG GATGCAAACAAAAGGCATCACCCACTGGACTTGAATACTCTAAAGGGTCATGGGGATATTGTCACAGGAGTTTGCTTCTTACCCAATGCACAGTCTTTGGCAACTG CTTGTGCTGACGGTGTTGTTAGGATCTTCAAGTTGGATGATGCTTTGAGCAAAAGCTTTAA GTTTCTGAGAATTAATTTGCCTGCTGGGGGTCATCCAATTGCAGTTGCAGTTGCTGATGAAACTTCCTCGGTTGCAGTGGCGTGCCATGCTCTTTTTGGTTCTTCCCTGTACATGTATGGTGAAGAGAAACCTAAAGCAGATGCTGATTCCAAACAGGCCAAGCTTCCTCTTCCACAAATCAAATGGGAACAGCATAAAGTTCACGACAAAAGAGCAATCCTAACTCTAGTTGGTACCAAGGCAACTTATGGTAGTGCTGATGGGAGTACTATCATTGTTTCATGTTCTGAAG GTACTGATATTGTGCTTTTTCATGGAAAAAGTGGAAAGATTGTTGGAAATGTCGATACTAATCAGCTCAAAAATAACATGGCTACTATATCTCCCAATGGACGTTTTATAGCTGCCGCAGCTTTTACTGCTGATGTCAAG GTTTGGGAGATTGTGTACTCGAAGGATGGTGCTGTAAAGGAGGTTTCAAGGATTATGGAGCTCAAGGGGCACAAG AGTGCAGTGACGTGGCTATGCTTTAGCCCGAATTCTGAACAAATAATCACTGCATCGAAGGATGGTACCATCAGAGTGTGGAATATTAATG TACGGTATCACCTTTCTGAGGACCCTAAGACATTAAAGGTGTTCCCTATTCCCCTTATGGATGCAAGTGGCACAACTTTACACTATGATCGTTTATGTGTATCACCTGATGGAAAGATATTGGCCACTACTCATGGTTCGATGATGCAATGGCTATGTATGGAGACTGGGAAGGTTCTGGAAACAGCTGAAAAAGCACATGATG GTGATATCACGGACATGGCATGGTCGCCTTCTCCAATTCCAATGG GTGACAAGAAAGTTCTGGTGTTGGCCACAGCGAGTGTCGATAAGAAAGTGAAGTTGTGGGCAGCTCCATCCCTGAATGCATCATGA
- the LOC107003251 gene encoding methylsterol monooxygenase 1-1-like, whose translation MLPFESIEEASMSLGRNLTFGETLWFNYTANKSDFYLYCHNTIFLIIFYTLVPLPMVMIELLRSKKFEIYKIQPKTTFTLSEMMECYRKVIITFVFAVGPLQLFSYPIIEWVGIRTSLPLPSASEVFWQLLVYFLVEDYANYWLHRMLHHYKWGYDKIHRVHHEYVAPISFAAPYAHWAEIIILGLASFLGPLLVPCHMFTFLLWFVLRQIEAIETHSGYEFPWSPSKYIPFYGGAIYHDYHHFVGESCHSNFASVFTYCDYIYGTDKGYRYQKEVFEKRREKLKMEEKVNGSAPLFKSE comes from the exons atgttgccTTTTGAGAGTATTGAAGAGGCTTCTATGTCTCTAGGGAGAAATTTGACATTTGGAGAGACATTATGGTTCAATTACACAGCAAATAAATCAGATTTCTATCTCTATTGCCATAACACAAtctttttgatcattttctacACTTTGGTCCCTTTGCCAATGGTTATGATTGAGCTATTAAGGtccaaaaagtttgaaatttacaAGATTCAACCCAAAACTACATTTACTTTATCTGAAATGATGGAATGTTACAGAAAAGTCATCATCACTTTTGTATTTGCTGTTGGTCCTCTACAACTTTTTTCTTATCCCATCATTGAG TGGGTTGGAATAAGGACAAGTTTACCCCTGCCATCAGCTTCAGAAGTATTTTGGCAATTACTTGTGTATTTTTTAGTTGAAGATTATGCAAATTATTGGCTTCACAGAATGCTCCATCACTACAAATGGGGTTATGACAAAATCCACAGAGTTCATCATGAATATGTGGCCCCAATTAGTTTTGCAGCACCTTATGCCCACTGGGCTGAGATTATTATATTGGGCTTAGCTTCTTTTCTTGGCCCACTTTTGGTTCCTTGTCACATGTTTACATTTTTGCTTTGGTTTGTCTTGAGACAAATTGAAGCAATTGAGACTCACAGCGG GTATGAATTTCCATGGAGCCCATCAAAGTATATACCATTTTATGGTGGAGCTATATACCATGATTATCATCACTTTGTTGGGGAAAGTTGTCACAGTAACTTTGCTTCAGTTTTCACTTACTGTGATTACATCTATGGAACTGACAAG GGATATCGATACCAGAAGGAAGTCTTCGAAAAG AGAAGAGAGAAATTGAAAATGGAGGAGAAGGTTAATGGATCAGCACCTCTTTTCAAATCTGAATAA
- the LOC107008886 gene encoding glutathione S-transferase zeta class-like isoform X2 has protein sequence MKINPPMLLQISRSYIKLVKADNFQLWFGRHFSNTVTPTTNSIVDVSLAVPISGSSMESDNSRKKATDSTWVSKIVLYSFWQSSCSWRVRFALNLKGLSYEYRAVNLGKGEQFTSDGDVVISDSYAILLYLEEKYHQRPLLPIKPQLRALNLQAASIVSSNMQPLHMLSVLRYMEERVGPEEKQLWAKFHIQKGFGALEKLLTGSAGKYATGDEVYMADVFLAPQIAVATKRFDIDMSEFPTLRKIYDSCEALPEFQASLPERQPDASP, from the exons ATGAAGATAAATCCGCCAATGTTGTTGCAAATAAGCAGATCCTATATTAAACTAGTCAAAGCTGACAATTTTCAACTGTGGTTTGGTAGACATTTTTCTAACACTGTAACTCCAACTACCAACTCCATTGTTGATGTTTCATTAGCTGTTCCCATTTCGGGTTCTTCCATGGAATCCGATAACTCAAGG AAGAAGGCAACTGATTCAACATGGGTTTCGAAGATTGTATTGTATTCTTTCTGGCAAAGTTCATGTTCTTGGAGAGTTCGCTTCGCCTTAAATCTCAAAG GTCTTTCTTATGAATATAGAGCAGTCAACCTTGGCAAAGGAGAACAGTTCACTTCAg ATGGTGATGTGGTAATTTCAGACTCCTATGCAATTTTACTG TATTTGGAAGAGAAGTATCATCAGAGACCCCTGTTGCCAATTAAACCTCAATTAAGAGCTCTCAATCTTCAG GCAGCAAGTATTGTCAGCTCCAATATGCAGCCACTTCATATGTTATCAGTGCTG AGGTACATGGAAGAAAGGGTTGGTCCTGAAGAGAAACAATTATGGGCAAAATTTCACATACAAAAAGGTTTTGGAG CTCTTGAAAAATTGCTGACAGGTTCTGCTGGAAAGTATGCTACAGGAGATGAAGTATATATG GCTGACGTGTTTTTGGCACCTCAAATTGCAGTAGCTACTAAAAGGTTTGACATTGACATG TCTGAGTTTCCAACCTTGAGGAAGATATATGATTCTTGTGAAGCATTACCAGAATTCCAAGCTTCCTTGCCAGAAAGACAGCCTGATGCTTCCCCCTGA
- the LOC107008886 gene encoding glutathione S-transferase zeta class-like isoform X1, which produces MKINPPMLLQISRSYIKLVKADNFQLWFGRHFSNTVTPTTNSIVDVSLAVPISGSSMESDNSRKKATDSTWVSKIVLYSFWQSSCSWRVRFALNLKGLSYEYRAVNLGKGEQFTSEFDKLNPLHYVPVLVDGDVVISDSYAILLYLEEKYHQRPLLPIKPQLRALNLQAASIVSSNMQPLHMLSVLRYMEERVGPEEKQLWAKFHIQKGFGALEKLLTGSAGKYATGDEVYMADVFLAPQIAVATKRFDIDMSEFPTLRKIYDSCEALPEFQASLPERQPDASP; this is translated from the exons ATGAAGATAAATCCGCCAATGTTGTTGCAAATAAGCAGATCCTATATTAAACTAGTCAAAGCTGACAATTTTCAACTGTGGTTTGGTAGACATTTTTCTAACACTGTAACTCCAACTACCAACTCCATTGTTGATGTTTCATTAGCTGTTCCCATTTCGGGTTCTTCCATGGAATCCGATAACTCAAGG AAGAAGGCAACTGATTCAACATGGGTTTCGAAGATTGTATTGTATTCTTTCTGGCAAAGTTCATGTTCTTGGAGAGTTCGCTTCGCCTTAAATCTCAAAG GTCTTTCTTATGAATATAGAGCAGTCAACCTTGGCAAAGGAGAACAGTTCACTTCAg AGTTTGATAAATTAAATCCTCTTCATTATGTTCCTGTTTTGGTAGATGGTGATGTGGTAATTTCAGACTCCTATGCAATTTTACTG TATTTGGAAGAGAAGTATCATCAGAGACCCCTGTTGCCAATTAAACCTCAATTAAGAGCTCTCAATCTTCAG GCAGCAAGTATTGTCAGCTCCAATATGCAGCCACTTCATATGTTATCAGTGCTG AGGTACATGGAAGAAAGGGTTGGTCCTGAAGAGAAACAATTATGGGCAAAATTTCACATACAAAAAGGTTTTGGAG CTCTTGAAAAATTGCTGACAGGTTCTGCTGGAAAGTATGCTACAGGAGATGAAGTATATATG GCTGACGTGTTTTTGGCACCTCAAATTGCAGTAGCTACTAAAAGGTTTGACATTGACATG TCTGAGTTTCCAACCTTGAGGAAGATATATGATTCTTGTGAAGCATTACCAGAATTCCAAGCTTCCTTGCCAGAAAGACAGCCTGATGCTTCCCCCTGA